From the Canis lupus dingo isolate Sandy chromosome 37, ASM325472v2, whole genome shotgun sequence genome, one window contains:
- the LOC112656371 gene encoding tubulin alpha-1B chain isoform X2 yields MPSDKTIGGGDDSFNTFFSETGAGKHVPRAVFVDLEPTVIDEVRTGTYRQLFHPEQLITGKEDAANNYARGHYTIGKELIDLVLDRIRKLADQCTGLQGFLIFHSFGGGTGSGFTSLLMERLSVDYGKKSKLEFSIYPAPQVSTAVVEPYNSILTTHTTLEHSDCAFMVDNEAIYDICRRNLDIERPTYTNLNRLISQIVSSITASLRFDGALNVDLTEFQTNLVPYPRIHFPLATYAPVISAEKAYHEQLSVAEITNACFEPANQMVKCDPRHGKYMACCLLYRGDVVPKDVNAAIAAIKTKRSIQFVDWCPTGFKVGINYQPPTVVPGGDLAKVQRAVCMLSNTTAIAEAWARLDHKFDLMYAKRAFVHWYVGEGMEEGEFSEAREDMAALEKDYEEVGMDSVEGEGEEEGDEY; encoded by the exons ATGCCCAGTGACAAGACCATCGGTGGAGGGGACGACTCCTTCAACACCTTCTTTAGTGAAACTGGGGCTGGGAAACATGTGCCCCGGGCGGTGTTTGTGGATCTGGAGCCCACTGTGATTG ATGAGGTTCGGACAGGCACGTACCGCCAGCTCTTCCACCCAGAGCAGCTCATCACTGGCAAGGAAGATGCTGCCAATAACTACGCCCGAGGTCACTACACCATTGGAAAGGAGCTCATCGACCTGGTACTGGACCGAATTCGGAAGCTG GCTGACCAGTGCACAGGACTCCAAGGGTTCCTCATCTTCCACAGCTTCGGAGGGGGCACCGGCTCGGGCTTCACCTCACTCCTGATGGAGCGGCTCTCGGTTGACTACGGCAAGAAGTCCAAGCTGGAGTTCTCCATCTACCCCGCCCCCCAGGTGTCCACAGCCGTGGTGGAGCCCTACAACTCCATCCTGACCACCCACACCACCCTGGAGCACTCGGACTGTGCCTTCATGGTGGACAACGAGGCCATCTACGACATCTGCCGCCGCAACCTGGACATCGAGCGCCCCACCTACACCAACCTCAACCGGCTCATCAGCCAAATCGTCTCCTCCATCACGGCTTCCCTGCGCTTCGACGGGGCCCTCAACGTGGACCTAACGGAGTTCCAGACCAACCTGGTGCCCTACCCTCGCATCCACTTCCCGCTGGCCACGTACGCGCCGGTCATCTCCGCGGAGAAGGCCTACCACGAGCAGCTGTCGGTGGCGGAGATCACCAACGCCTGCTTCGAGCCCGCCAACCAGATGGTGAAGTGCGATCCCCGCCACGGCAAGTACATGGCCTGCTGCCTGCTGTACCGGGGCGACGTGGTGCCCAAGGACGTCAACGCCGCCATCGCCGCCATCAAGACCAAGCGCAGTATTCAGTTTGTGGACTGGTGCCCCACGGGCTTCAAGGTGGGGATCAACTACCAGCCGCCCACCGTGGTGCCCGGGGGCGACCTGGCCAAGGTGCAGCGCGCCGTGTGCATGCTGAGCAACACGACCGCCATCGCCGAGGCCTGGGCCCGCCTGGATCACAAGTTCGACCTGATGTATGCCAAGAGGGCCTTTGTGCACTGGTACGTGGGCGAGGGCATGGAGGAGGGGGAGTTCTCTGAGGCCCGGGAGGATATGGCTGCCCTGGAGAAGGATTACGAGGAGGTGGGCATGGATAgcgtggagggggagggagaagaggagggagatgaATACTAG
- the LOC112656371 gene encoding tubulin alpha-1B chain isoform X1, which yields MRECISVHVGQAGVQIGNACWELYCLEHGIQPDGQMPSDKTIGGGDDSFNTFFSETGAGKHVPRAVFVDLEPTVIDEVRTGTYRQLFHPEQLITGKEDAANNYARGHYTIGKELIDLVLDRIRKLADQCTGLQGFLIFHSFGGGTGSGFTSLLMERLSVDYGKKSKLEFSIYPAPQVSTAVVEPYNSILTTHTTLEHSDCAFMVDNEAIYDICRRNLDIERPTYTNLNRLISQIVSSITASLRFDGALNVDLTEFQTNLVPYPRIHFPLATYAPVISAEKAYHEQLSVAEITNACFEPANQMVKCDPRHGKYMACCLLYRGDVVPKDVNAAIAAIKTKRSIQFVDWCPTGFKVGINYQPPTVVPGGDLAKVQRAVCMLSNTTAIAEAWARLDHKFDLMYAKRAFVHWYVGEGMEEGEFSEAREDMAALEKDYEEVGMDSVEGEGEEEGDEY from the exons ATG CGTGAGTGCATTTCAGTCCATGTGGGGCAGGCCGGTGTGCAAATTGGCAATGCCTGCTGGGAGCTCTACTGTCTGGAACATGGGATACAACCCGATGGACAGATGCCCAGTGACAAGACCATCGGTGGAGGGGACGACTCCTTCAACACCTTCTTTAGTGAAACTGGGGCTGGGAAACATGTGCCCCGGGCGGTGTTTGTGGATCTGGAGCCCACTGTGATTG ATGAGGTTCGGACAGGCACGTACCGCCAGCTCTTCCACCCAGAGCAGCTCATCACTGGCAAGGAAGATGCTGCCAATAACTACGCCCGAGGTCACTACACCATTGGAAAGGAGCTCATCGACCTGGTACTGGACCGAATTCGGAAGCTG GCTGACCAGTGCACAGGACTCCAAGGGTTCCTCATCTTCCACAGCTTCGGAGGGGGCACCGGCTCGGGCTTCACCTCACTCCTGATGGAGCGGCTCTCGGTTGACTACGGCAAGAAGTCCAAGCTGGAGTTCTCCATCTACCCCGCCCCCCAGGTGTCCACAGCCGTGGTGGAGCCCTACAACTCCATCCTGACCACCCACACCACCCTGGAGCACTCGGACTGTGCCTTCATGGTGGACAACGAGGCCATCTACGACATCTGCCGCCGCAACCTGGACATCGAGCGCCCCACCTACACCAACCTCAACCGGCTCATCAGCCAAATCGTCTCCTCCATCACGGCTTCCCTGCGCTTCGACGGGGCCCTCAACGTGGACCTAACGGAGTTCCAGACCAACCTGGTGCCCTACCCTCGCATCCACTTCCCGCTGGCCACGTACGCGCCGGTCATCTCCGCGGAGAAGGCCTACCACGAGCAGCTGTCGGTGGCGGAGATCACCAACGCCTGCTTCGAGCCCGCCAACCAGATGGTGAAGTGCGATCCCCGCCACGGCAAGTACATGGCCTGCTGCCTGCTGTACCGGGGCGACGTGGTGCCCAAGGACGTCAACGCCGCCATCGCCGCCATCAAGACCAAGCGCAGTATTCAGTTTGTGGACTGGTGCCCCACGGGCTTCAAGGTGGGGATCAACTACCAGCCGCCCACCGTGGTGCCCGGGGGCGACCTGGCCAAGGTGCAGCGCGCCGTGTGCATGCTGAGCAACACGACCGCCATCGCCGAGGCCTGGGCCCGCCTGGATCACAAGTTCGACCTGATGTATGCCAAGAGGGCCTTTGTGCACTGGTACGTGGGCGAGGGCATGGAGGAGGGGGAGTTCTCTGAGGCCCGGGAGGATATGGCTGCCCTGGAGAAGGATTACGAGGAGGTGGGCATGGATAgcgtggagggggagggagaagaggagggagatgaATACTAG
- the LOC112656371 gene encoding tubulin alpha-8 chain isoform X3 translates to MEAPPCLPHKAVEGLKGDEVRTGTYRQLFHPEQLITGKEDAANNYARGHYTIGKELIDLVLDRIRKLADQCTGLQGFLIFHSFGGGTGSGFTSLLMERLSVDYGKKSKLEFSIYPAPQVSTAVVEPYNSILTTHTTLEHSDCAFMVDNEAIYDICRRNLDIERPTYTNLNRLISQIVSSITASLRFDGALNVDLTEFQTNLVPYPRIHFPLATYAPVISAEKAYHEQLSVAEITNACFEPANQMVKCDPRHGKYMACCLLYRGDVVPKDVNAAIAAIKTKRSIQFVDWCPTGFKVGINYQPPTVVPGGDLAKVQRAVCMLSNTTAIAEAWARLDHKFDLMYAKRAFVHWYVGEGMEEGEFSEAREDMAALEKDYEEVGMDSVEGEGEEEGDEY, encoded by the exons ATGGAGGCCCCACCTTGCCTACCTCACAAAGCTGTTGAGGGACTCAAAGGAG ATGAGGTTCGGACAGGCACGTACCGCCAGCTCTTCCACCCAGAGCAGCTCATCACTGGCAAGGAAGATGCTGCCAATAACTACGCCCGAGGTCACTACACCATTGGAAAGGAGCTCATCGACCTGGTACTGGACCGAATTCGGAAGCTG GCTGACCAGTGCACAGGACTCCAAGGGTTCCTCATCTTCCACAGCTTCGGAGGGGGCACCGGCTCGGGCTTCACCTCACTCCTGATGGAGCGGCTCTCGGTTGACTACGGCAAGAAGTCCAAGCTGGAGTTCTCCATCTACCCCGCCCCCCAGGTGTCCACAGCCGTGGTGGAGCCCTACAACTCCATCCTGACCACCCACACCACCCTGGAGCACTCGGACTGTGCCTTCATGGTGGACAACGAGGCCATCTACGACATCTGCCGCCGCAACCTGGACATCGAGCGCCCCACCTACACCAACCTCAACCGGCTCATCAGCCAAATCGTCTCCTCCATCACGGCTTCCCTGCGCTTCGACGGGGCCCTCAACGTGGACCTAACGGAGTTCCAGACCAACCTGGTGCCCTACCCTCGCATCCACTTCCCGCTGGCCACGTACGCGCCGGTCATCTCCGCGGAGAAGGCCTACCACGAGCAGCTGTCGGTGGCGGAGATCACCAACGCCTGCTTCGAGCCCGCCAACCAGATGGTGAAGTGCGATCCCCGCCACGGCAAGTACATGGCCTGCTGCCTGCTGTACCGGGGCGACGTGGTGCCCAAGGACGTCAACGCCGCCATCGCCGCCATCAAGACCAAGCGCAGTATTCAGTTTGTGGACTGGTGCCCCACGGGCTTCAAGGTGGGGATCAACTACCAGCCGCCCACCGTGGTGCCCGGGGGCGACCTGGCCAAGGTGCAGCGCGCCGTGTGCATGCTGAGCAACACGACCGCCATCGCCGAGGCCTGGGCCCGCCTGGATCACAAGTTCGACCTGATGTATGCCAAGAGGGCCTTTGTGCACTGGTACGTGGGCGAGGGCATGGAGGAGGGGGAGTTCTCTGAGGCCCGGGAGGATATGGCTGCCCTGGAGAAGGATTACGAGGAGGTGGGCATGGATAgcgtggagggggagggagaagaggagggagatgaATACTAG